One genomic window of Ruminococcus gauvreauii includes the following:
- the dnaJ gene encoding molecular chaperone DnaJ, giving the protein MAEKRDYYEVLGVDRGADDATLKKAYRKLAKQYHPDMNPGDEAAEKKFKEATEAYGVLSDPEKRKQYDQFGHAAFEGGAGGGGFGGFGGFDFSGQDMGDIFGDLFGDLFGGGSRRRANNGPMKGANLRAVIHITFQEAVFGCEKELEINLKDECDTCHGTGAKPGTEPQTCPKCNGEGQVVYTQQSMFGMVRNVQTCPECNGTGKVIKEKCTSCRGTGYNTNRKKIKVTVPAGIDDGQSIRIREKGEPGKNGGPRGDLLVEVQVARHPIFQRQDMNIFSTAPITYAQAALGGDVKISTVDGDVMYTVKPGTQTDTKIRLKGKGVPSLRNKSIRGDHYVTLVVQVPTKLNEEAKEALRQFDAACGNSPAPAHAKNTEKKKSFMDKLKETFED; this is encoded by the coding sequence ATGGCAGAAAAGAGAGATTACTATGAGGTTCTGGGCGTAGACCGTGGTGCAGATGATGCCACTTTAAAAAAAGCATATAGAAAACTCGCAAAACAGTATCATCCGGATATGAACCCGGGGGATGAGGCTGCTGAGAAGAAATTCAAGGAAGCGACGGAAGCGTATGGAGTATTGAGCGATCCTGAGAAGAGGAAGCAGTATGATCAGTTCGGCCATGCAGCATTCGAAGGCGGCGCCGGAGGAGGCGGATTCGGCGGGTTTGGCGGCTTTGATTTCAGCGGTCAGGATATGGGAGATATTTTCGGGGATCTGTTCGGGGATCTGTTTGGAGGCGGTTCCAGAAGGAGAGCAAACAATGGCCCGATGAAGGGGGCGAATCTGCGCGCCGTTATCCATATCACATTCCAGGAGGCAGTGTTTGGATGTGAAAAAGAGCTGGAGATCAATCTGAAAGATGAATGTGACACGTGCCATGGTACGGGTGCCAAACCCGGAACAGAGCCGCAGACATGTCCGAAATGTAATGGTGAGGGTCAGGTCGTGTATACGCAGCAGTCCATGTTTGGAATGGTGAGAAATGTGCAGACATGTCCGGAATGTAACGGAACCGGTAAGGTGATCAAGGAGAAATGTACCTCCTGCCGCGGTACAGGGTATAACACGAACCGCAAGAAGATCAAAGTTACCGTGCCGGCCGGCATTGATGACGGACAGAGTATCCGCATCCGCGAAAAGGGCGAACCGGGGAAAAACGGCGGTCCGCGCGGAGATCTGCTGGTAGAGGTTCAGGTTGCACGGCATCCGATCTTCCAGAGGCAGGACATGAATATATTCTCCACTGCGCCGATCACATATGCACAGGCGGCGCTGGGCGGCGATGTGAAGATCAGTACTGTGGACGGTGACGTGATGTATACGGTGAAGCCCGGGACACAGACGGATACGAAGATACGGCTGAAGGGAAAAGGCGTTCCTTCCCTGCGCAATAAGAGCATTCGAGGGGATCATTATGTGACTCTGGTCGTACAGGTGCCGACCAAACTGAACGAGGAGGCCAAAGAGGCGCTGCGCCAGTTTGATGCGGCGTGCGGTAATTCTCCGGCTCCGGCACATGCCAAAAATACAGAAAAGAAGAAAAGCTTTATGGATAAACTCAAAGAGACATTTGAGGACTGA
- a CDS encoding sugar ABC transporter ATP-binding protein gives MKSAVSDVVVELKDIRKFFPGVTALKNMSIQLKKGEVHGLIGENGAGKSTLIKVLTGVYKPDGGEIIVGGETVKFQNPNEAKAKGISCVYQELNIVSELSVTDNMFMGNYVTKGKRFLDYAYMDKRVREIMQDMNQDVDPETICAELGMGQRQMIEIGKAILLDAQVLILDEPTSSLGEKEVQELFKTIRVLKKKGIAILFVSHKLEELFELCDVVTVMRDAEHIITAPIPEMTKDTLIMHMVGRTMSNIYPEKTSTPGEVALEVRNLTRYGSFEDVSFTAKKGEILGFSGLVGAGRTEVFRCVFGVDPPDSGEIYVNGRKAHIRGTRDAIGLGMAYVSEDRKGQGLVLEESVSRNLSLVNLRKFAKNLLINDRGVKEQAETTVDALKIKTPSIEAQVINLSGGNQQKVVIGKWLNTDSHIFIFDEPTRGIDVGAKLEVYHVMNRLAREGNCVIMISSELPEILGMCDRVIVMRTGSVMGEIDRKETYFNQEDIMKAAWGGKIKHE, from the coding sequence GTGAAATCTGCAGTGAGTGATGTTGTTGTTGAATTGAAGGATATCAGGAAATTTTTTCCCGGTGTGACGGCGCTCAAAAATATGAGCATTCAGCTGAAAAAGGGAGAAGTACATGGACTGATTGGAGAAAACGGCGCTGGAAAATCGACGCTGATAAAGGTGCTGACCGGTGTCTATAAGCCTGACGGAGGGGAGATCATAGTCGGCGGTGAGACTGTGAAATTTCAGAATCCGAATGAGGCTAAAGCAAAAGGAATTTCCTGTGTATATCAGGAATTAAATATCGTCTCAGAGCTGTCCGTCACAGACAACATGTTCATGGGGAATTATGTGACAAAAGGAAAGCGCTTTCTGGATTACGCTTATATGGACAAAAGAGTGCGTGAGATTATGCAGGATATGAACCAGGATGTGGATCCGGAGACGATCTGTGCGGAGCTTGGTATGGGACAGAGGCAGATGATTGAGATCGGCAAGGCTATCCTGCTGGATGCTCAGGTTCTGATACTGGATGAACCGACGTCAAGCCTGGGAGAGAAAGAGGTGCAGGAGCTTTTTAAGACGATCCGGGTGCTGAAGAAAAAGGGAATTGCGATACTTTTCGTATCACATAAGCTGGAGGAACTGTTTGAACTCTGTGATGTGGTGACGGTGATGCGGGATGCGGAGCACATCATCACGGCACCGATACCGGAGATGACAAAAGATACTCTGATCATGCATATGGTCGGCAGGACAATGAGCAACATATATCCGGAGAAGACTTCAACCCCCGGGGAGGTGGCGCTGGAAGTCAGGAATCTGACACGTTACGGTTCCTTTGAAGACGTAAGCTTTACGGCTAAAAAGGGTGAAATCCTGGGTTTCTCCGGTCTGGTCGGAGCGGGCAGAACGGAAGTGTTCCGCTGTGTGTTCGGTGTTGACCCGCCGGACAGCGGGGAAATCTATGTAAACGGCAGGAAAGCACATATCCGCGGCACACGCGATGCCATCGGACTGGGGATGGCGTACGTATCGGAAGACCGCAAAGGCCAGGGACTGGTGCTGGAGGAGTCGGTGTCCCGCAATTTATCCCTGGTGAATCTGAGAAAGTTTGCAAAGAACCTGCTGATCAATGACAGGGGTGTGAAGGAGCAGGCGGAGACGACGGTGGATGCTCTGAAGATCAAGACGCCTTCCATCGAAGCGCAGGTCATCAATCTATCAGGGGGGAATCAGCAGAAGGTAGTCATCGGGAAATGGCTGAACACAGACTCTCATATCTTTATCTTTGATGAGCCTACCCGCGGAATTGACGTAGGGGCGAAGCTGGAGGTGTACCATGTGATGAACCGGCTGGCCAGGGAAGGCAACTGCGTGATCATGATCTCATCGGAACTGCCGGAGATACTGGGCATGTGTGACCGCGTGATCGTGATGAGGACGGGAAGCGTGATGGGTGAGATCGATCGGAAAGAAACGTATTTTAATCAGGAAGATATTATGAAAGCCGCATGGGGAGGGAAGATCAAGCATGAGTAA
- the prmA gene encoding 50S ribosomal protein L11 methyltransferase, with product MRWNKFTLKTRTEAEDIVISTLAEVGIQGVEIEDRQPLTESDKQQMFVDILPDMPADDGIAYLNFYLDEEEDKESILADVREALDELRLFMDIGEATIVESQTEDKDWINNWKEYFRQFYVDDILIIPSWEEVKEEDKGKMIIHIDPGTAFGTGMHETTQLCIRQLKKYVTPTTELLDVGTGSGILSIVALKLGARHAVGTDLDVCAVPAVEENKAANDIDRDAFTMMIGNIIDNKETQDAVGYEKYDIVVANILADVLVMLTPVIVKQMKPGGIYITSGILAEKESVVRDAVSHAGLTVEEVTYQGEWVSVTARKR from the coding sequence ATGAGATGGAATAAATTCACACTGAAGACGAGGACGGAAGCGGAAGATATCGTTATTTCAACTCTGGCGGAGGTTGGGATTCAGGGCGTAGAAATTGAGGACAGGCAGCCGCTTACCGAGTCGGACAAACAGCAGATGTTTGTGGATATCCTGCCGGACATGCCGGCGGATGACGGGATTGCATATCTGAATTTCTATCTGGATGAAGAGGAAGATAAGGAGAGTATCCTGGCAGATGTCAGGGAGGCGCTCGACGAGCTGCGGCTGTTTATGGATATCGGCGAGGCGACGATTGTGGAATCCCAGACAGAGGACAAGGACTGGATCAATAACTGGAAAGAGTACTTTCGCCAGTTTTATGTGGATGATATCCTGATCATCCCGTCCTGGGAAGAGGTAAAGGAAGAGGATAAGGGGAAAATGATCATCCACATTGACCCGGGCACGGCGTTCGGCACCGGCATGCATGAGACAACTCAGCTCTGTATCCGCCAGCTGAAAAAATATGTGACTCCGACAACAGAATTGCTGGATGTAGGAACCGGCAGCGGGATTCTGTCGATCGTGGCGCTGAAACTGGGTGCACGCCATGCGGTAGGGACGGATCTGGATGTCTGCGCCGTTCCGGCGGTTGAGGAGAACAAGGCGGCAAATGATATCGACAGGGACGCATTCACCATGATGATCGGAAACATCATTGACAACAAAGAGACGCAGGATGCGGTCGGTTATGAGAAATATGATATTGTGGTAGCCAATATCCTGGCGGATGTGCTGGTTATGCTGACACCTGTGATCGTGAAGCAGATGAAACCGGGCGGAATCTATATTACATCGGGGATCCTTGCTGAAAAGGAAAGTGTTGTCAGAGATGCAGTGTCGCATGCGGGACTTACCGTGGAGGAAGTGACGTATCAGGGAGAGTGGGTGTCTGTGACAGCGCGGAAACGGTAG
- the dnaK gene encoding molecular chaperone DnaK produces MSKIIGIDLGTTNSCVAVMEGGQPTVIANTEGARTTPSVVAFTKTGERLVGEPAKRQAVTNADKTISSIKRHMGSDYRVTIDGKKYSPQEISAMILQKMKADAEAYLGEKVTEAVITVPAYFNDAQRQATKDAGKIAGLEVKRIINEPTAAALAYGLDNEKEQKIMVYDLGGGTFDVSIIEIGDGVIEVLSTAGNNKLGGDDFDAKITDYMLAEFKKQEGVDLSNDKMALQRLKEAAEKAKKELSSATTTNINLPFITATADGPKHFDMNLTKAKFDELTHDLVEKTAEPVKRALSDAGISASELGKVLLVGGSTRIPAVQDKVKQLTGHEPSKTLNPDECVALGASVQGGKLAGDAGAGDILLLDVTPLSLSIETMGGVATRLIERNTTIPTKKSQIFSTAADNQTAVDINVVQGERQFAKDNKSLGQFRLDGIPPARRGVPQIEVTFDIDANGIVNVSAKDLGTGKEQHITITAGSNMSDDDIEKAVREAAEFEAQDKKRKEAIDARNDADAFVFQTEKALEEAGDKIDANDKTAVEADLAALKEILAKSTPEETTEAQVAEIKAAQEKLMQSAQKLFAKMYEQTQGAAGADPNMGGAGAGAGSEAGYDSDDVVDADYKEV; encoded by the coding sequence ATGAGTAAAATTATTGGTATTGACCTTGGAACAACAAACAGCTGTGTAGCTGTAATGGAAGGCGGTCAGCCGACCGTCATCGCGAATACAGAAGGCGCAAGAACAACACCATCTGTTGTGGCATTTACAAAGACCGGAGAGAGACTGGTCGGAGAACCAGCAAAGCGTCAGGCTGTAACAAATGCAGACAAAACAATTTCATCTATCAAAAGACATATGGGAAGCGATTACCGTGTGACGATTGATGGTAAAAAATATTCTCCGCAGGAAATTTCAGCTATGATCCTGCAGAAAATGAAAGCGGACGCAGAGGCATACCTTGGTGAAAAAGTGACAGAAGCTGTGATCACGGTGCCGGCTTACTTTAACGATGCTCAGCGCCAGGCAACAAAAGATGCCGGAAAGATTGCAGGACTCGAAGTAAAACGTATCATCAACGAGCCGACAGCTGCAGCACTGGCATACGGTCTGGATAACGAAAAAGAGCAGAAAATCATGGTTTATGACCTTGGCGGCGGTACCTTCGATGTTTCCATCATTGAGATCGGCGACGGCGTCATCGAGGTTCTCTCTACAGCCGGAAACAACAAACTGGGCGGGGATGACTTTGACGCAAAGATCACAGACTACATGCTCGCAGAATTTAAGAAACAGGAAGGCGTCGATCTGTCAAATGATAAGATGGCGTTGCAGAGACTGAAAGAGGCAGCAGAGAAGGCGAAAAAAGAACTTTCTTCCGCGACGACAACGAACATCAACCTGCCGTTCATCACGGCAACAGCTGATGGCCCGAAACATTTTGACATGAATCTGACCAAGGCTAAATTTGATGAACTGACACATGATCTGGTAGAGAAAACAGCAGAGCCGGTAAAACGTGCACTCTCAGATGCGGGCATCTCAGCATCCGAACTGGGTAAAGTTCTTCTGGTAGGCGGCTCCACACGTATTCCGGCTGTTCAGGATAAAGTAAAACAGCTGACGGGACATGAGCCGAGCAAGACTCTGAACCCGGATGAATGTGTGGCACTGGGTGCTTCCGTACAGGGCGGAAAACTTGCAGGTGATGCGGGCGCAGGCGACATTCTTCTTCTGGATGTAACACCGCTTTCCCTGTCAATTGAGACCATGGGCGGCGTGGCAACGAGGCTGATTGAAAGAAATACAACGATTCCGACCAAAAAGAGCCAGATTTTCTCTACGGCGGCAGATAACCAGACGGCCGTTGACATCAACGTGGTTCAGGGAGAGAGACAGTTTGCGAAAGACAATAAGTCTCTTGGACAGTTCCGACTGGACGGAATCCCGCCTGCAAGAAGAGGTGTGCCGCAGATTGAAGTTACGTTCGACATCGATGCCAACGGTATCGTAAATGTTTCCGCTAAGGACCTCGGAACAGGTAAGGAGCAGCACATCACGATCACCGCAGGTTCCAATATGTCGGATGACGATATTGAAAAGGCAGTGAGAGAGGCAGCTGAATTCGAGGCACAGGATAAAAAGCGTAAAGAGGCGATTGATGCGCGCAATGACGCGGATGCGTTCGTATTCCAGACTGAAAAAGCACTGGAAGAAGCAGGCGATAAGATCGATGCAAATGATAAGACGGCGGTGGAAGCTGATTTGGCAGCACTGAAGGAAATTCTTGCTAAATCCACACCGGAAGAGACCACGGAAGCGCAGGTTGCAGAAATCAAAGCGGCACAGGAAAAACTGATGCAGAGTGCACAGAAGCTGTTTGCAAAAATGTATGAGCAGACACAGGGAGCAGCAGGTGCAGACCCGAATATGGGCGGTGCCGGAGCCGGTGCGGGTTCTGAAGCCGGATATGATTCGGATGACGTTGTTGATGCTGATTACAAAGAAGTGTAA
- a CDS encoding AEC family transporter, giving the protein MMSTWIVFQQMLVVFILIAVGFFMFRSGRFSHTASKDLSGLITNVCNPAIMIGSAFGDHAGTTGQDLLTAVLAAVVMYAVLLVLGWLLPRILRVSKPEQKFYSMMTVYGNIGFIGIPLVSAVLGSSALIYLSVFILMFNILIYTHGMQLITSDVQGGGFQWRRMINVGTISGMLTVIIFLLDPPVHQVISDSVSYIGGCTTFLSMLVLGGSIANMSAKEVFGDKKLYLFAAIRFFLIPAAAAVALKPLIANDLIREITVFCLAFPVANMPLMLAQEYNADTKLLARGIILTTLLSIFSVTLSAGFI; this is encoded by the coding sequence ATGATGAGTACATGGATTGTGTTCCAGCAGATGCTGGTTGTTTTTATTTTGATTGCGGTCGGTTTTTTCATGTTCCGCTCCGGCCGCTTTTCGCATACGGCTTCGAAGGATCTCTCGGGATTGATCACCAATGTGTGTAACCCCGCGATCATGATCGGCAGTGCATTTGGTGATCATGCGGGAACAACCGGCCAGGACCTTCTGACGGCCGTCTTGGCTGCAGTGGTCATGTATGCGGTTCTTCTGGTGCTGGGATGGCTTCTGCCGCGCATTTTGCGGGTCTCAAAACCGGAACAGAAGTTTTACAGTATGATGACAGTTTACGGCAACATCGGCTTTATCGGAATTCCGCTTGTGTCTGCGGTTCTGGGCAGTTCCGCCCTCATCTACCTGTCGGTGTTTATTCTGATGTTTAATATTCTGATCTATACGCATGGAATGCAGCTGATAACATCGGATGTTCAGGGCGGTGGATTCCAGTGGAGGCGCATGATCAATGTCGGTACCATATCGGGTATGCTGACGGTGATTATTTTCCTGCTGGACCCTCCGGTTCATCAGGTGATTTCCGACAGCGTTTCCTATATCGGAGGCTGCACCACATTTTTGTCAATGCTGGTTTTGGGGGGATCGATTGCGAACATGTCGGCAAAAGAAGTATTTGGGGACAAAAAGCTGTACCTTTTTGCTGCCATCCGGTTTTTTCTGATTCCGGCTGCCGCGGCTGTGGCGCTGAAACCGCTGATCGCAAATGATCTGATACGGGAAATCACAGTATTCTGTCTGGCATTTCCGGTGGCAAACATGCCTCTGATGCTGGCACAGGAATATAATGCGGACACAAAACTACTGGCGAGAGGGATCATTCTGACTACGCTGCTGTCGATTTTCAGCGTGACACTCTCTGCCGGCTTTATCTGA
- the hrcA gene encoding heat-inducible transcriptional repressor HrcA → MEERLDERKQKILKAIIQTYLETGEPVGSRTISKYTDLNLSSATIRNEMSDLEDLGYIVQPHTSAGRIPSDKGYRLYVDEMMKEKDQEVSEIKELMIEKTDRMEKVLKQVVKMLATNTNYATLITGPSYHRTKVKFIQLSKLREDQILAVIVVEGNMVKNQIINLEEPMDDETILKLNLLLNTQLNGLTIEEISLGMIKTLKEQAGIHSAVVSGVLDGLEETISSTDEEFPVFTSGATNIFRYPELSDSSKASELISAFEEKEQLVEMLKETVGDEDMENTGIQVYIGSESPVQTMKDCSVVTATYELGEGMKGTIGIIGPKRMDYENVVDNLKTLKAQLDSIFKKE, encoded by the coding sequence ATGGAAGAACGTTTGGATGAACGAAAACAAAAGATTTTGAAAGCAATAATCCAGACATACCTGGAAACAGGCGAACCAGTAGGCTCCCGGACGATTTCAAAATATACCGATTTAAATCTGAGCTCGGCGACGATTCGTAATGAAATGTCTGACCTGGAAGACCTGGGATATATTGTTCAACCGCATACATCGGCAGGGAGAATTCCTTCTGATAAAGGATACCGTCTTTATGTCGATGAAATGATGAAAGAAAAAGATCAGGAAGTATCAGAGATTAAAGAACTCATGATCGAGAAGACGGACCGCATGGAAAAAGTACTGAAGCAGGTGGTGAAGATGCTCGCTACCAATACGAACTATGCGACTCTGATAACCGGACCTTCCTATCACAGGACGAAGGTAAAATTTATTCAGCTTTCGAAATTGCGGGAGGATCAGATTCTGGCCGTGATCGTTGTGGAAGGCAATATGGTCAAAAATCAGATTATTAATCTGGAAGAACCGATGGATGATGAGACGATTCTCAAACTGAATCTTCTGCTGAACACGCAGCTCAATGGCCTGACGATCGAGGAGATCAGCCTTGGTATGATCAAGACGCTCAAAGAGCAGGCGGGCATTCACAGCGCAGTGGTGAGCGGCGTGCTGGATGGACTTGAGGAAACGATCTCCAGTACCGATGAGGAGTTCCCGGTTTTTACCAGCGGGGCAACCAATATCTTCAGATATCCGGAGCTTTCTGACAGCAGCAAAGCCAGTGAACTGATCTCTGCATTTGAGGAGAAAGAACAGCTGGTTGAGATGCTCAAAGAGACAGTGGGAGATGAGGATATGGAGAATACTGGAATTCAGGTATATATAGGAAGCGAGTCACCCGTTCAGACGATGAAGGACTGCAGTGTCGTGACGGCCACGTATGAATTGGGAGAAGGCATGAAGGGCACGATAGGTATTATCGGGCCGAAACGGATGGATTATGAAAACGTAGTAGACAATCTGAAAACGCTGAAAGCGCAGCTGGATTCGATATTTAAGAAAGAGTAG
- a CDS encoding ABC transporter permease — translation MSKSIAKNKKQKKHSTLWGPILAVILLSVVLSIVTSKFLTMNNILNIMRQTSVNSLVAFGMLFVLLTGGIDLSQGSIVGFSMGIITFLYLHGIENSFLMIVLPIAVGTLCGLINGLVFTKLHLPHPFVSTLGMMQVLRGVTLIITQSKPVSGFAKPVLWVGSASIFRIPVCFLLVIAVVAVVSIFLNKTPMGRQIYSVGGNLEAARLAGIKVDFTLTTTYALSGLMCGLAAIVLVGRVGSTYPLAGEGYEMDAVAACVIGGASFSGGKGTVGGTLVGALIIAVVNNGLNLLGASQDVQKVVLGIVIILAVLVDVTRTQSSEKKRRLAQASSENA, via the coding sequence ATGAGTAAAAGCATTGCAAAGAATAAAAAACAAAAGAAACATTCCACACTCTGGGGACCAATACTGGCAGTTATCCTGCTGTCGGTGGTACTGTCCATTGTGACCAGCAAGTTTCTGACGATGAACAATATCCTGAATATCATGAGGCAGACTTCGGTAAACTCACTGGTTGCATTCGGCATGCTGTTCGTGCTGCTGACAGGAGGAATTGATCTGTCGCAGGGCTCGATCGTCGGTTTTTCCATGGGGATCATCACATTTTTATATTTACATGGAATTGAAAATTCGTTTCTGATGATCGTGCTGCCCATCGCGGTGGGTACGCTGTGCGGTCTGATCAACGGACTCGTATTCACGAAATTACATCTCCCGCATCCATTTGTATCGACACTGGGTATGATGCAGGTGCTGCGCGGAGTGACGCTGATCATCACACAGTCCAAGCCCGTATCCGGATTCGCAAAACCAGTGCTCTGGGTTGGTTCCGCATCGATTTTCCGTATCCCGGTATGCTTTCTGCTGGTCATTGCCGTGGTGGCGGTTGTCAGTATCTTTTTAAATAAGACACCAATGGGGCGTCAGATCTATTCGGTGGGCGGCAACCTGGAAGCGGCACGTCTTGCGGGGATCAAAGTTGACTTCACACTGACGACTACTTATGCACTTTCGGGACTGATGTGCGGGCTGGCAGCCATCGTGCTGGTAGGCCGTGTGGGATCCACCTATCCGCTCGCAGGTGAAGGCTATGAGATGGATGCGGTTGCGGCGTGCGTAATCGGCGGTGCATCCTTCAGCGGCGGAAAAGGAACGGTCGGAGGAACACTGGTAGGCGCATTGATCATTGCGGTTGTCAACAATGGTCTGAACCTGCTGGGAGCTTCTCAGGATGTTCAGAAAGTAGTGCTCGGTATCGTGATTATCCTGGCAGTACTCGTGGATGTGACCAGAACGCAGAGTAGCGAGAAGAAACGCCGTCTTGCACAGGCCAGCAGTGAAAACGCATAA
- a CDS encoding alcohol dehydrogenase catalytic domain-containing protein produces the protein MKAIILEEIGKYAIVEKPVPEIRRGNELLVKIDACSICGSDMHILSDPPGYPAAPGTTLGHEMVGTIVSTGSEVTSFAVGDRIVCDNNIPCGHCYYCRSGHANMCEHVRCLGVNGDGFFAQYAVIPDDSAYVIGPELPLDIAIFAEPLNCVMGAMDKLRMIPGETVAVIGAGPIGLYFIQLLKKNGAGTVIAVEPSEFRRKMAKEAGADIVVLPAEAEKLPQIAAIGADIVVDAVGSCIKDALDWVRCSGRVLLFGQNFARTQEICQSMITRKELTVTGSYIGSYSWHDTIRLLEHDHMQLEKMITHRLALEDFAVGYEAMKNGSALEVILYPNGKK, from the coding sequence ATGAAGGCCATTATATTAGAAGAAATCGGAAAGTATGCGATTGTGGAAAAACCTGTTCCTGAAATAAGGAGAGGGAATGAGCTGCTGGTGAAAATAGATGCCTGCAGCATCTGCGGATCAGATATGCATATCTTAAGTGATCCTCCGGGATATCCGGCGGCGCCGGGTACGACGCTCGGACACGAGATGGTGGGAACGATTGTCAGTACGGGCAGTGAGGTGACGTCATTTGCGGTTGGAGACAGGATCGTGTGTGACAATAACATTCCCTGCGGGCATTGTTATTACTGCCGCAGCGGCCATGCCAACATGTGTGAGCACGTGAGGTGTCTTGGCGTGAACGGCGACGGGTTTTTTGCCCAGTATGCAGTGATTCCGGATGATTCCGCGTATGTAATCGGCCCGGAACTCCCGCTTGACATCGCGATCTTTGCGGAGCCGCTGAACTGCGTGATGGGAGCCATGGATAAACTGAGAATGATCCCGGGCGAGACCGTGGCGGTGATCGGCGCGGGACCGATCGGCCTGTATTTCATTCAGCTGCTGAAGAAAAATGGAGCCGGGACTGTTATTGCGGTTGAGCCGAGTGAATTTCGCAGGAAGATGGCGAAAGAGGCAGGGGCAGACATCGTAGTATTGCCGGCTGAGGCAGAGAAACTTCCGCAGATTGCTGCTATTGGAGCGGACATCGTTGTGGACGCAGTGGGCAGCTGCATCAAAGATGCGCTTGACTGGGTCCGGTGTTCAGGGAGAGTTCTGCTGTTCGGACAGAATTTTGCCAGAACGCAGGAGATCTGCCAGAGCATGATCACCAGAAAAGAACTTACCGTGACCGGAAGTTATATAGGAAGCTATTCGTGGCATGATACGATCAGGCTGCTGGAACATGACCATATGCAGCTGGAAAAGATGATTACTCACCGGCTGGCGCTGGAAGACTTCGCGGTCGGATATGAGGCGATGAAGAACGGCAGCGCGCTGGAAGTCATCCTGTATCCGAACGGTAAAAAATAA
- the grpE gene encoding nucleotide exchange factor GrpE, protein MAEDIKKEETLDAEETADAQNQETLNEETQDAESREADAASEDEAGKAADDGAPAEKEQQETEPKKRFGKKKDKKDKKDEKIEELTDQLKRQMAEFDNYRKRTEKEKASMYVIGAKEIVEKILPIVDNFERGLASVPDEQKEDPFVDGMDKIYRQLMTALEEMGVKVIEAVGQEFNPDLHNAVMHVEDEDAGENIIVEEFQKGYLYKDFVVRHSMVKVAN, encoded by the coding sequence ATGGCAGAAGATATAAAGAAGGAAGAAACGCTGGATGCCGAAGAAACGGCTGATGCGCAGAACCAGGAAACACTGAACGAAGAAACACAGGATGCAGAATCCCGGGAAGCGGACGCAGCTTCAGAGGATGAGGCTGGGAAAGCGGCTGATGACGGCGCACCTGCCGAAAAAGAGCAGCAGGAGACGGAGCCAAAGAAGCGCTTCGGGAAAAAGAAAGATAAGAAAGACAAAAAGGATGAGAAAATCGAGGAGCTGACAGATCAGCTGAAACGTCAGATGGCGGAATTCGATAACTACCGGAAACGCACGGAGAAAGAGAAAGCGAGCATGTATGTGATCGGAGCCAAAGAAATCGTGGAAAAGATTCTTCCGATCGTGGATAATTTTGAACGCGGACTCGCAAGTGTGCCGGATGAACAGAAGGAAGACCCCTTTGTAGATGGCATGGATAAGATCTACAGACAGCTGATGACGGCGCTGGAGGAGATGGGCGTTAAGGTGATCGAGGCAGTCGGGCAGGAATTCAACCCGGACCTGCACAACGCAGTGATGCATGTGGAGGACGAAGATGCCGGTGAGAACATCATCGTCGAGGAATTCCAGAAGGGTTATCTGTATAAAGACTTTGTGGTCAGACACAGCATGGTAAAAGTGGCAAACTGA